The nucleotide window TACacaataatcattatttttattgaaatatgagatttttttaaatgccgCTTATTAATTTGAGGGccaaaagataaaaatataggatttttgcaatttttaatttcttatttattaatatatttactattttcaatattattatttaaagcgGTTTGTGTAAATCCATTTTGGAACAGTTACATTATTtatgttgcaaaaaaatatgaCTTGCTCGGCGTTTGATttgataaaaagtaaaaaaaaaaaccaaaacaaccaaaatatttaaataaaaaaataagaacaaaaaataaaaaaaattagcaaaaaaaatataaaaaaattacaaaacaattaacaaaaataaataaaaaatattaaattaaaaaaaattataaaatattaaattaaaaaaatttataaaatattaaattaaaaaaaattaaataaaaaaattggcaaaacaaaaaaataaaaaacttacaaaaaaattaacaaaaaaaaaataaaagaaaaatattaaaacaaaaaataaaaaaacattaaataaaaaatattagcaaaaaaataaaataaaaaaattaacaaaaaaaaaataaataaaaaaaaatattaaataaaaaaatgaaaaaaaaaataaaaaaaaaaatattaaataaaaaatccaaaaaaaagttaaatacaaaaattaaaaaaaaaaataattaaaaaaagtattataaaataaattaaataataaaataaataaaattaaagaaaaaataattcaaaccaATATaagttcttaatttttttaatgaaacgaaataaataaataaaatattaaattaaaaatataatcaattaaaagaaaattaattttaaaagagattatttaaaaaagctatattgaaataataaatttaatgaaataaatatataaattaatttaaaaaatgaattaatcaaaaaaattatttaattgaatataaaagtattaattaagaaaattaaataaacagaaaaataataaaaaaataataaattaattaaataaatgaaaaaataaattcaaaaattatttcaattaaaaaaatattttttaataatgaattatttttttaaattaaattttttaattttttttttttcattcttaatttatattataaaaatacctatttatttatcatagaaatatattttttattaaattattattatgtaaaataaatcttgtttttttaataaagaagaaataaaaagaaattgtttaccaaaaaaaaaaaaagaaatacaaaaaatcatttttgaaagaaaaaaattaaatattaaaaaaatatttttaaacaaaaaaaaaaaaacaataaaccgcaTGCAATCTGACCGAGATGTGAGATTTggcattttcaaataattttacaaaataatcaCATGAAATCGCTGTAACCACCctaataaatgataaataatcGAATTTGCTTACTGCTTGCTCATTATGTATGTACTAGGTTTTATTCTCAAAACGCTGTGAAgccataataaaaaattactcaCTTCACTAATAAACTTATGCAGTTTTATGCCAATTaagtgtatttatatacaaatatcttaCGATTAtgtcataatatatgtatgtacgtacgtatgtatgtaaatgtatgtgctATATATAGAGcataatttatgtaaaaactAAGAACTAAAagttaaagtttaaataaaaaaaaaacaaatattgtttttaataagaaatctAACGGATTTTCGGCAAATCAATTAGATGCAAGACAAACATATGCTTAACaatcaatatttttgataaagaaaaaaatgtttagcgCTAAAATTTCTCATTCTCTCCCCAATGGTTTTGTGTACATACATGCTGTGTGTGTAACGGTAGCTTAAAGTTAATTGTAAAATTGAAGTTGCTAATATAGTACACTACTATGGTTACAGCTTAAAATTGTTTACGCTTAAAACTAACGAATGTTTAGCGAAACGCAAGTAAACAAAGCAACTGCGTGCATTATGAAACGTCGGCGCACGAACACCTCACGAGCTTCCTAATTGTAAGCAACGCATTtacgtgtttttgttgtgctttaTTTTGACTTTCGCTGTGCAGCGGACTTCGCTAAGCAACGTTGACGACGCGCACCTTGCTGCGCACGCGATCGTGGACGGTGGCACTCGGTTGTCTGCGATTCTCAGGAATTCTCCAAAACTGCTGGATGTTGTTGCGGCTGTTGTAGTGCTGCTAACGCTGCTAATGTTGTTGGTATTACGGCCGTTTGCACGGCATGCAGTTGACAGTGTACGTTCATTGTCGATTCGTTCAAACTCCAGCCGGCTGCGCGTGCGCAGGGGACATGTGCTGCCGCCTTGCAGTCACGCTGCAGACAACACACAATCGCACCGGGTTTGCTGCACAGCACACAGTGATAGCTGGTGCTAGTCCAAACCGCGGCATCGAGTCCCATAACACGCACACCCACCAGGTATACACCCGGCGCCCAGACAATGCAATCTTCATGCAGCCACACTTCATAGCTCTTCTCCGAGACTTTGGACATGCCGAGAAAGTTCTGCTGCAATGTCTCATCTGCGCTGCAGTCGAGCGGATCGATAATCGCCGGGGCGTCAGTGTTCATGTTACCGCACGCGCTGGTGTCTAAAGCgttctttttctttttaccCTGCAAAAGGGAGTCGCTATAGAAGTCTTGTTGGCGCAATGTGATTGGCATACTTACCGCGCCGCTGGTGCGTGTAGGCGTAACTGTCGCTGCGCAGTTTTTAGCCGGCATGACGGGCAGATTGCGCGGGTTCGTCTGCACCATATCGAGGCGTCTTCGTTTGCTCACGAAAATCGCATCCATATCGATTGCGTCCGGTGCTTTTACAGCCGTCTTATATTCCTCACAGTCGACTGTGACCAGGTAGGGTCCGAATAGATCGCCCAGGCCCAAGCGATGCGGTCCACGCTTACAAAATACACATATCCACGTTGAATCTGTGGTATCCGCGTCGTACTTATTGCTCAGCGTTGAGGAATGCAGACCGCGCAGATTTTTCCGGTCGTGTGCGTAGCCAGCCGCACCCGATGGTTTCTTCACCTGTCGCGCGGCTGCGTTCTTCTCATTGGCATCCTCAGCATTCAGTGGCGCATTCACCACACTTATGCTGCCGTCACGCTTCACCAAAATGAATGGAgatttattctttatttgttCTGCGGCGGCCACAGAGGGCGCAAGTGGTGCATCATCATCGGAtgagtgctgttgttgtttacgccgttgttgctgttgctgtttggcCGTCAATTTCTTCTTAGCGCCATTCTTGCCGCCAGCATCCGACGCACGACTCGGTCGCTTGCGTGTATCCGTCTTGCGACCTTTAGCAGTTTTCAACGACTTGGCATTTGTGGTCGTGCTGCTACCGCTGCCGCCAACCGCATGCGTGCTCGCTTCTTTGGCTGTTGTTGTGCTCGCAGCCGCTGCTGTCTTTGCCGCCAATGCTGCCGCGGCAGCTGCTGACGTGCTCGGctgatcatcatcatcatccaaACATATGACGACGTCCTTCTTCTGCTCGCTGCTGTTCTGTGCACTTGAGCTGTTTCTTTTGGCGCTCGTTGTGCGTTTGCCGCGTTGTGGGCGTGTCTCTGTGTAGTCAGCATCATCCTCTAACAAAATACGCAAATTCGCGGGATCCATGGCGACTGAGAGACGTCGTCGTGGCGGACCGCTTCTACGGCCTGCTACAGTGGTGGCGCTATTCGTTTTGGCGCCGCCTTCTTTATTGTCAGTACGTTGTGCACTCACCACGGCGGCTGATTGCGTGTCAGCTGTGATAGTTTTGGGTATAGGACTAGGTAGTGTCGACTTTTTGGCGGCTTTAGTTGGTGGTGGACCTTCAGTGCGTACATGCAGTGGCGCACCGACATCTTTGGGAATAGCGTTCAAAGCTTGTTTCATTTCCTGTGGCTCAACCGTTGTGGGTGAGGGCGCGTTGCACTCTGTGCTGGGATTGGCGTTGGATAGCTCCAATGCTAAACTCAAATCGCGCACTACTTCTGTGGTATTGGCGGGTGGCTGTGACGAAATATCATCGGTCTCCGGTATGATGGGCTCATCCTCGATGCCGGCAAACATCTCCTCCAATTTATTTTCAACCtacagatatttttattttaaaacatattctacttttttgttattaaagacTCTTACCTCCTCGAATGCCGCTGTCACTGTGTCACTCTTATGTGCGTTCAAATTCAGTGGCTCGGCAGTTTGCGTCGGCGTTTGGTTCTCGTTTGGTGTTTGTCGTGCGAGTTTATTCTCCCCCTCCAACACTGTCGTTGTTGTGGCTATAACTGGACATTGACTCCCCGATATTTTGCTTTCCGCatgtgttgtcgttgttgttgtcttgctaCCAATACTGCTGTGACTTGAGTTGCTGCAGCTGGAGGTGCTGGAggaactgctgctgctgtgactATTACTTTGCGGACTAAGTGGCGCTGGCTGCCGCTTGCGCGACTCAGCTTCCGACTCCATGCGATTATTAACAGCAACTGCGGCATCATGCTCGTGGGTTTGCGGTGCAGTTTTGCCGCCATTAGCCACCTCCAGCTGCTGTAATTCCGTTTGCATTAGCTCCTTGCGCAGCTCGTCGACCGCGACGGCATTATCACTCATGGGCATGCATCTATTGGCGGTGTTGGCATTAGCACTGGCGCTATACGAATTGCTCGAGCCGTTCGAATTCGAATTATATTCGGCGGCGTTGCGCAGTTTCAGCGCTTGTCGTTGCTTTTTGGTTTTCGGACTGCCACCGCTGAGTACGCCGCTATCACCGCGTTCACCGACACTCTTTATGCTCGAATTACTGTTCGCATCCACGTGCGTGGCACTGTCACTGGCGGTGCTGGCGATCATGGCGCTGATTTTGTCGATTGTCTCCACCTCTGAGTCGGCGAATGGCTCCGCAATTGCGCCGAGTGGTGTTGAAGCTGTGCCAATGGTGGACGGTATGCGTCCATTCTCCATTGTTTGGCTAGTTGGTGAGGAGGGTGTTGAAGCGATTGCCAACTTTTCGGGCTGTGTGTGTGGTGTGCCCAAGTTTGCGGTTGCAGTGGGTGGTGATTTGTTGAAATTGCTTGCAGGAgatttgctatgaaatatgagtaaagaatattcaaattaaatttgcattcaAAAAGGTTAAAAGCTCTCTACTCACATTTCGGCTTTGCGCGGTGAACGTCTCACTTGTTCCGTTGGTGAAGACTTTGGACTGCGTGGAATGTTGTTCCGTGGCAATTGTTGGTATTGGTGTGGTGAGTTTGTGGCACCTTGTGTCGGCATTAAAACACTACCGAAGTCTACAGCCTCAGCCCCAGTGGATTTGGTGTCGCCAACACGTTGTTTATGTAAACGTTGTCGAAAGCCTGCACCGCCCCCGCCACCACCACTACTATTGCTATTTGAGTCCAGCGACTCGCAATGCGAAGAAATCGCTTCGGGTGAAGGCGACTCAGCGCTGTCGGGTATGCAAGCCGGTTTGGGCGCACTATTCCCGCTGGTGGAGTACGTATTATTCGCGCCCCCACTTTTGGCGGCAGTCGGTGAGAGATCTGCTATAACGGTATTATCGGCAGGTGGTGATGATTTCTTCAGCTCTGCTGCATGCACATTGTATGCGGTGGAATTGGACGCATTGGTTGCAGCAGGCGCCATATCATCGAGATGCGTGTAATTTGTTGAGTTGgtgtgttgtatgtgtgtgtttagcgAACGATGCATTGGTGgtgatgtgttgtgttgttgttgctgctgtgctgacaatgattgttgttgctgttgttgatgcaTGCGTGGCGACACTTGGTGTTGAtgttgatgctgctgctgttgttgttgttgattttgatgCATTTGCGCatgcaagtgttgttgttgttgtggtggaaTGTGGTGTTGCTGATTTTGTTGCGACAACTGTGACGCTTGTTGCTGATGCTGTGTCGGTTGCTGAGGCAAGAGACTGTGTGGTAGCTGATGTGCATGCGGGTGTGGTGGATAGTGTAATGCgtgcggcggcggtggtggtggcaaaTGCTGCGAcatatgttgctgttgctgatgtgGATAAGCGCTCTGCGGTTggggttgttgttgcaaatgcatTTGATTGTAGTCCATGCCATGTAAAGGTCCACCTGCTTGCTGATGCATTACGGGTGATTGTGGTGT belongs to Zeugodacus cucurbitae isolate PBARC_wt_2022May chromosome 6, idZeuCucr1.2, whole genome shotgun sequence and includes:
- the LOC105209379 gene encoding uncharacterized protein CG5098 isoform X2, giving the protein MSNNNPHGHISQPTQNPSWNHLQIPSYIPRQPQLAHMSNERPMVRSPSAWHAPAPPPDSLYNFMSANHKNLEHQMNSLLPRSLLPPFDSMDLSLQSSRSSSSPLNKIVGHAPGMLPHEYGGHKHAATPQPPGPPPPHQHQQHSHQPQAHQHQQQQQQQQSQHHGPNSYPIHNLSSNSPSSLAQQQQQQQQQQQQQSQHAHHTQLAALQSSPATHGMQSGATPQSPASPAGSQGPSKYMNTNGNDCEGMLPPGGTNAGGSSSVGGNNNGASAGSGNAGGGGGGPSPVHAYMREQNDAPPHMSEGYGKVTHLARNYDSELQSKGSGPKPVELVSKDCNYSSLISNKMPSHTQQQQQHQQQSQVSPKKQSPLRNYHAQQQHQHHHQQQHQQPPPFNNPPQSAMKHNGPHTPPTPQSPVMHQQAGGPLHGMDYNQMHLQQQPQPQSAYPHQQQQHMSQHLPPPPPPHALHYPPHPHAHQLPHSLLPQQPTQHQQQASQLSQQNQQHHIPPQQQQHLHAQMHQNQQQQQQQHQHQHQVSPRMHQQQQQQSLSAQQQQQHNTSPPMHRSLNTHIQHTNSTNYTHLDDMAPAATNASNSTAYNVHAAELKKSSPPADNTVIADLSPTAAKSGGANNTYSTSGNSAPKPACIPDSAESPSPEAISSHCESLDSNSNSSGGGGGGAGFRQRLHKQRVGDTKSTGAEAVDFGSVLMPTQGATNSPHQYQQLPRNNIPRSPKSSPTEQVRRSPRKAEIKSPASNFNKSPPTATANLGTPHTQPEKLAIASTPSSPTSQTMENGRIPSTIGTASTPLGAIAEPFADSEVETIDKISAMIASTASDSATHVDANSNSSIKSVGERGDSGVLSGGSPKTKKQRQALKLRNAAEYNSNSNGSSNSYSASANANTANRCMPMSDNAVAVDELRKELMQTELQQLEVANGGKTAPQTHEHDAAVAVNNRMESEAESRKRQPAPLSPQSNSHSSSSSSSTSSCSNSSHSSIGSKTTTTTTHAESKISGSQCPVIATTTTVLEGENKLARQTPNENQTPTQTAEPLNLNAHKSDTVTAAFEEVENKLEEMFAGIEDEPIIPETDDISSQPPANTTEVVRDLSLALELSNANPSTECNAPSPTTVEPQEMKQALNAIPKDVGAPLHVRTEGPPPTKAAKKSTLPSPIPKTITADTQSAAVVSAQRTDNKEGGAKTNSATTVAGRRSGPPRRRLSVAMDPANLRILLEDDADYTETRPQRGKRTTSAKRNSSSAQNSSEQKKDVVICLDDDDDQPSTSAAAAAALAAKTAAAASTTTAKEASTHAVGGSGSSTTTNAKSLKTAKGRKTDTRKRPSRASDAGGKNGAKKKLTAKQQQQQRRKQQQHSSDDDAPLAPSVAAAEQIKNKSPFILVKRDGSISVVNAPLNAEDANEKNAAARQVKKPSGAAGYAHDRKNLRGLHSSTLSNKYDADTTDSTWICVFCKRGPHRLGLGDLFGPYLVTVDCEEYKTAVKAPDAIDMDAIFVSKRRRLDMVQTNPRNLPVMPAKNCAATVTPTRTSGAKKNALDTSACGNMNTDAPAIIDPLDCSADETLQQNFLGMSKVSEKSYEVWLHEDCIVWAPGVYLVGVRVMGLDAAVWTSTSYHCVLCSKPGAIVCCLQRDCKAAAHVPCARAAGWSLNESTMNVHCQLHAVQTAVIPTTLAALAALQQPQQHPAVLENS
- the LOC105209379 gene encoding uncharacterized protein CG5098 isoform X3 encodes the protein MSNNNPHGHISQPTQNPSWNHLQIPSYIPRQPQLAHMSNERPMVRSPSAWHAPAPPPDSLYNFMSANHKNLEHQMNSLLPRSLLPPFDSMDLSLQSSRSSSSPLNKIVGHAPGMLPHEYGGHKHAATPQPPGPPPPHQHQQHSHQPQAHQHQQQQQQQQSQHHGPNSYPILAQQQQQQQQQQQQQSQHAHHTQLAALQSSPATHGMQSGATPQSPASPAGSQGPSKYMNTNGNDCEGMLPPGGTNAGGSSSVGGNNNGASAGSGNAGGGGGGPSPVHAYMREQNDAPPHMSEGYGKVTHLARNYDSELQSKGSGPKPVELVSKDCNYSSLISNKMPSHTQQQQQHQQQSQVSPKKQSPLRNYHAQQQHQHHHQQQHQQPPPFNNPPQSAMKHNGPHTPPTPQSPVMHQQAGGPLHGMDYNQMHLQQQPQPQSAYPHQQQQHMSQHLPPPPPPHALHYPPHPHAHQLPHSLLPQQPTQHQQQASQLSQQNQQHHIPPQQQQHLHAQMHQNQQQQQQQHQHQHQVSPRMHQQQQQQSLSAQQQQQHNTSPPMHRSLNTHIQHTNSTNYTHLDDMAPAATNASNSTAYNVHAAELKKSSPPADNTVIADLSPTAAKSGGANNTYSTSGNSAPKPACIPDSAESPSPEAISSHCESLDSNSNSSGGGGGGAGFRQRLHKQRVGDTKSTGAEAVDFGSVLMPTQGATNSPHQYQQLPRNNIPRSPKSSPTEQVRRSPRKAEIKSPASNFNKSPPTATANLGTPHTQPEKLAIASTPSSPTSQTMENGRIPSTIGTASTPLGAIAEPFADSEVETIDKISAMIASTASDSATHVDANSNSSIKSVGERGDSGVLSGGSPKTKKQRQALKLRNAAEYNSNSNGSSNSYSASANANTANRCMPMSDNAVAVDELRKELMQTELQQLEVANGGKTAPQTHEHDAAVAVNNRMESEAESRKRQPAPLSPQSNSHSSSSSSSTSSCSNSSHSSIGSKTTTTTTHAESKISGSQCPVIATTTTVLEGENKLARQTPNENQTPTQTAEPLNLNAHKSDTVTAAFEEVENKLEEMFAGIEDEPIIPETDDISSQPPANTTEVVRDLSLALELSNANPSTECNAPSPTTVEPQEMKQALNAIPKDVGAPLHVRTEGPPPTKAAKKSTLPSPIPKTITADTQSAAVVSAQRTDNKEGGAKTNSATTVAGRRSGPPRRRLSVAMDPANLRILLEDDADYTETRPQRGKRTTSAKRNSSSAQNSSEQKKDVVICLDDDDDQPSTSAAAAAALAAKTAAAASTTTAKEASTHAVGGSGSSTTTNAKSLKTAKGRKTDTRKRPSRASDAGGKNGAKKKLTAKQQQQQRRKQQQHSSDDDAPLAPSVAAAEQIKNKSPFILVKRDGSISVVNAPLNAEDANEKNAAARQVKKPSGAAGYAHDRKNLRGLHSSTLSNKYDADTTDSTWICVFCKRGPHRLGLGDLFGPYLVTVDCEEYKTAVKAPDAIDMDAIFVSKRRRLDMVQTNPRNLPVMPAKNCAATVTPTRTSGAGKKKKNALDTSACGNMNTDAPAIIDPLDCSADETLQQNFLGMSKVSEKSYEVWLHEDCIVWAPGVYLVGVRVMGLDAAVWTSTSYHCVLCSKPGAIVCCLQRDCKAAAHVPCARAAGWSLNESTMNVHCQLHAVQTAVIPTTLAALAALQQPQQHPAVLENS
- the LOC105209379 gene encoding uncharacterized protein CG5098 isoform X1, yielding MSNNNPHGHISQPTQNPSWNHLQIPSYIPRQPQLAHMSNERPMVRSPSAWHAPAPPPDSLYNFMSANHKNLEHQMNSLLPRSLLPPFDSMDLSLQSSRSSSSPLNKIVGHAPGMLPHEYGGHKHAATPQPPGPPPPHQHQQHSHQPQAHQHQQQQQQQQSQHHGPNSYPIHNLSSNSPSSLAQQQQQQQQQQQQQSQHAHHTQLAALQSSPATHGMQSGATPQSPASPAGSQGPSKYMNTNGNDCEGMLPPGGTNAGGSSSVGGNNNGASAGSGNAGGGGGGPSPVHAYMREQNDAPPHMSEGYGKVTHLARNYDSELQSKGSGPKPVELVSKDCNYSSLISNKMPSHTQQQQQHQQQSQVSPKKQSPLRNYHAQQQHQHHHQQQHQQPPPFNNPPQSAMKHNGPHTPPTPQSPVMHQQAGGPLHGMDYNQMHLQQQPQPQSAYPHQQQQHMSQHLPPPPPPHALHYPPHPHAHQLPHSLLPQQPTQHQQQASQLSQQNQQHHIPPQQQQHLHAQMHQNQQQQQQQHQHQHQVSPRMHQQQQQQSLSAQQQQQHNTSPPMHRSLNTHIQHTNSTNYTHLDDMAPAATNASNSTAYNVHAAELKKSSPPADNTVIADLSPTAAKSGGANNTYSTSGNSAPKPACIPDSAESPSPEAISSHCESLDSNSNSSGGGGGGAGFRQRLHKQRVGDTKSTGAEAVDFGSVLMPTQGATNSPHQYQQLPRNNIPRSPKSSPTEQVRRSPRKAEIKSPASNFNKSPPTATANLGTPHTQPEKLAIASTPSSPTSQTMENGRIPSTIGTASTPLGAIAEPFADSEVETIDKISAMIASTASDSATHVDANSNSSIKSVGERGDSGVLSGGSPKTKKQRQALKLRNAAEYNSNSNGSSNSYSASANANTANRCMPMSDNAVAVDELRKELMQTELQQLEVANGGKTAPQTHEHDAAVAVNNRMESEAESRKRQPAPLSPQSNSHSSSSSSSTSSCSNSSHSSIGSKTTTTTTHAESKISGSQCPVIATTTTVLEGENKLARQTPNENQTPTQTAEPLNLNAHKSDTVTAAFEEVENKLEEMFAGIEDEPIIPETDDISSQPPANTTEVVRDLSLALELSNANPSTECNAPSPTTVEPQEMKQALNAIPKDVGAPLHVRTEGPPPTKAAKKSTLPSPIPKTITADTQSAAVVSAQRTDNKEGGAKTNSATTVAGRRSGPPRRRLSVAMDPANLRILLEDDADYTETRPQRGKRTTSAKRNSSSAQNSSEQKKDVVICLDDDDDQPSTSAAAAAALAAKTAAAASTTTAKEASTHAVGGSGSSTTTNAKSLKTAKGRKTDTRKRPSRASDAGGKNGAKKKLTAKQQQQQRRKQQQHSSDDDAPLAPSVAAAEQIKNKSPFILVKRDGSISVVNAPLNAEDANEKNAAARQVKKPSGAAGYAHDRKNLRGLHSSTLSNKYDADTTDSTWICVFCKRGPHRLGLGDLFGPYLVTVDCEEYKTAVKAPDAIDMDAIFVSKRRRLDMVQTNPRNLPVMPAKNCAATVTPTRTSGAGKKKKNALDTSACGNMNTDAPAIIDPLDCSADETLQQNFLGMSKVSEKSYEVWLHEDCIVWAPGVYLVGVRVMGLDAAVWTSTSYHCVLCSKPGAIVCCLQRDCKAAAHVPCARAAGWSLNESTMNVHCQLHAVQTAVIPTTLAALAALQQPQQHPAVLENS
- the LOC105209379 gene encoding uncharacterized protein CG5098 isoform X4, whose amino-acid sequence is MSNNNPHGHISQPTQNPSWNHLQLEHQMNSLLPRSLLPPFDSMDLSLQSSRSSSSPLNKIVGHAPGMLPHEYGGHKHAATPQPPGPPPPHQHQQHSHQPQAHQHQQQQQQQQSQHHGPNSYPIHNLSSNSPSSLAQQQQQQQQQQQQQSQHAHHTQLAALQSSPATHGMQSGATPQSPASPAGSQGPSKYMNTNGNDCEGMLPPGGTNAGGSSSVGGNNNGASAGSGNAGGGGGGPSPVHAYMREQNDAPPHMSEGYGKVTHLARNYDSELQSKGSGPKPVELVSKDCNYSSLISNKMPSHTQQQQQHQQQSQVSPKKQSPLRNYHAQQQHQHHHQQQHQQPPPFNNPPQSAMKHNGPHTPPTPQSPVMHQQAGGPLHGMDYNQMHLQQQPQPQSAYPHQQQQHMSQHLPPPPPPHALHYPPHPHAHQLPHSLLPQQPTQHQQQASQLSQQNQQHHIPPQQQQHLHAQMHQNQQQQQQQHQHQHQVSPRMHQQQQQQSLSAQQQQQHNTSPPMHRSLNTHIQHTNSTNYTHLDDMAPAATNASNSTAYNVHAAELKKSSPPADNTVIADLSPTAAKSGGANNTYSTSGNSAPKPACIPDSAESPSPEAISSHCESLDSNSNSSGGGGGGAGFRQRLHKQRVGDTKSTGAEAVDFGSVLMPTQGATNSPHQYQQLPRNNIPRSPKSSPTEQVRRSPRKAEIKSPASNFNKSPPTATANLGTPHTQPEKLAIASTPSSPTSQTMENGRIPSTIGTASTPLGAIAEPFADSEVETIDKISAMIASTASDSATHVDANSNSSIKSVGERGDSGVLSGGSPKTKKQRQALKLRNAAEYNSNSNGSSNSYSASANANTANRCMPMSDNAVAVDELRKELMQTELQQLEVANGGKTAPQTHEHDAAVAVNNRMESEAESRKRQPAPLSPQSNSHSSSSSSSTSSCSNSSHSSIGSKTTTTTTHAESKISGSQCPVIATTTTVLEGENKLARQTPNENQTPTQTAEPLNLNAHKSDTVTAAFEEVENKLEEMFAGIEDEPIIPETDDISSQPPANTTEVVRDLSLALELSNANPSTECNAPSPTTVEPQEMKQALNAIPKDVGAPLHVRTEGPPPTKAAKKSTLPSPIPKTITADTQSAAVVSAQRTDNKEGGAKTNSATTVAGRRSGPPRRRLSVAMDPANLRILLEDDADYTETRPQRGKRTTSAKRNSSSAQNSSEQKKDVVICLDDDDDQPSTSAAAAAALAAKTAAAASTTTAKEASTHAVGGSGSSTTTNAKSLKTAKGRKTDTRKRPSRASDAGGKNGAKKKLTAKQQQQQRRKQQQHSSDDDAPLAPSVAAAEQIKNKSPFILVKRDGSISVVNAPLNAEDANEKNAAARQVKKPSGAAGYAHDRKNLRGLHSSTLSNKYDADTTDSTWICVFCKRGPHRLGLGDLFGPYLVTVDCEEYKTAVKAPDAIDMDAIFVSKRRRLDMVQTNPRNLPVMPAKNCAATVTPTRTSGAGKKKKNALDTSACGNMNTDAPAIIDPLDCSADETLQQNFLGMSKVSEKSYEVWLHEDCIVWAPGVYLVGVRVMGLDAAVWTSTSYHCVLCSKPGAIVCCLQRDCKAAAHVPCARAAGWSLNESTMNVHCQLHAVQTAVIPTTLAALAALQQPQQHPAVLENS